The Parambassis ranga chromosome 13, fParRan2.1, whole genome shotgun sequence genome contains the following window.
ATTTAATGTTGATTGATAACATCTTTAGGTGGACCAGATGAACAAAATAGTCGAGGTTCTTGGTATCCCGCCTAATCACATAATGGACCTAGCCCCAAAAGCCAGGAAGTTCTTTGAGAAGCTTTCAGATGGTACATGGAGTGTTAAGAAGACCAAAGATGGCAAAAGGGTGAGCTCAGTTTTTTCAAGCAGTAACTATGTTTAGTAAATTGTGGAGATACAGAAGCAACACTTtaaatctctgtgtgtttaaaacagtATAAGCCTCCAGCTTCACGGAAGCTCCACTCCATTCTTGGTGTGGAGACAGGGGGTCCAGGTGGCCGTCGGGCAGGGGAGTCCGGCCATGCTGTTGCTGACTACTTGAAGTTTAAGGACCTGATCCTCCGGATGTTGGACTATGACCCTAAGAGCCGCATCCAGCCCTACTATGCCCTGCAGCACAGCTTCTTCAAGAAGACTGCGGATGAGGGGACCAATACAAGCAGTAGTGTGTCTACAAGCCCCGCATTAGAGCAGTCCCAGTCTTCAGGAACCACCTCCAGCACCTCCTCGAGTTCAGGTAGCAACCAATAGCAACCAAGTTGTGACACTCTTGCTACAGATGTTTAGTTTTTAACTGGATGCAACAACAGTAAAAGTATCTTTGCTGTTGTAGAGCAGTGAACATTAACTAATCCTGATGCAGCATTTGACAGTAATGTAATATGTTAGAGGCTGTGTTTGTGACACTTGTTTATTACTTAGGAGGATCATCTGGTACAAGTACCAGTGGCAGAGCAAGATCAGACCCTACCCATCACCACTTGCACAGTGGAGGACACTTCGGCACGGCATTGCCTGCCATTGATGGTGACAGCCTCTGCCCACAGGTCAGTAAATAACCTCAAAAGATATCTGCTTCGTTGAATATTTTTGGACAAATGCAAGACTGAATAAACTAGTACTAAAACTGTGGTGTGTGTAACTGACTCTTTTACAGGCAAGACAGCCTTACCCACCCCCGCTGGTGTGGGGCGGTGGTGTCGGACCAGAGTCAGTCACTGGAGAGACCCACCCAGTCCAGGAGACCACCTTTCATGTTCCCCCTCAGCACCCTAAGGCCCTGCATCCCCACTCACATACGCATCACCACCACGGGCCGATGATGGCTACACGCCCACGCCCACGCCACTACACCTCCCCGACACACAGCTCCTCGACACAGGACTCCATGGAGGTGGTTCATGGCCATCTGTCCATGACCtccctgtcttcctctgcctcctcttcctctacaTCGTCCTCTTCCACTGGGAACCATGGCAACCAGGCCTACCAGCTCCGCCATTTGCCTGCTGGAGCCCTTGACTTTGGTCAGAATGGTGGGCTGAGCATGGGGCTAGGTGCCTTCTCGAACCCACGGCAGGAGACTGGCATGGCAGCGCACCCTGCATTCTCCATGGGCACGAACACAGGGCCTGCCCACTACCTAGCGGAAGGCCACCTGGGCATGAGGCAGGGCATGGACCGGGAGGAGTCTCCAATgactggagtgtgtgtgcagcagagttCTATGGCCAGCTCGTGACTGCACTGACATTTGGCTGTGTGTTCCCCCTGTGCGTCATTTTTAAGGTGGTGTTTTTTACTACAAGGTGTGTTGAGAACAAAAGCTGCTCACGTCAGAAGGGAGATATCACTGAACCGCTACTACAGAGAAAAACCTTTGTTAAAAAGTATATATGTAATTTTCAtcagtttttcttttgcaaTCATTAGGCACAAAATAATACTGCAGAATAACCATAGTGAGATTGAGACATCCATCTTACCATTTCACCAGTTTCATGTAACCACCAAGTAATCACCATATGGTATTATGTGGCAAAATCTTCTAAGGAGCATTTCAGAGCGAAGTTTGAAGCTGTTTTGCAGGTAGCTGTTGGTGATGAAATGCTTGGCGTCCTCTTTTCGGTTCAAGCCGTGGACTGCCTGACATTACTGTTCCACTGGTTCTTaattatttttgcccttttttaaGTGAAATTTCACATAAAAGCTGCTTGTAAATCCTGTAGCTTGACAATGAGGGGAAGTGTTTGCGGTGATATTTCTTGTTGTTGGTCGGTATTGTGTAACTCTTGTTAAAGGGGAGCACATAGCAGTGGAGTCCCTATGCGTGTGCTGGCCGGGTGGAAAGAAGACCCCGCAGGTGGATACTGACACCAACCGGGTCAAAGGAGAGAGGGATGCACCACCCCTCAGGCCTAGAGGCCCCATTGTCCTGCAAGCTGCAGCTGGGCCCGGCACAGACGAGAGCAGCGATGGGCGCAGGAGACGAAAGGATCCAGCCCAGTGAAAAGGAAGACAGTCAGCGGCTGGTTCTAGATAACCCTTTGGCCTTATGACTCATGGACTTGGAATGGGATGGAGCTGGACATTATCATTTGAATTAAGATGGCTTTTCTCTATTTTTCTCTCTAGACAGCCCTTAATTCTTTAAGGAAATTAAAACAACTTAGAAAAGGTAAATAAGAATGGTAATTTGAGGCCTTTCTTGACAAAGATTTCGTCTTCAGCAGGGCCCCACATAACAGGGTCTTATTGTACACAACAACCTCCTAAACATTACTTCCTTGAAATTCACTGGTTAAGGATTTTGCAGTGGAAAGAACTATCTATTCCAGAGTCTACCcttttatgttttgttattttttttcccttttgcaTGTAGTTCCTCATCAGAACCACCTGCACAAGTCTCTCCATCCAAAACATggaaactgaagaaaaaaatgagttaAGTGACTGCCTTTTTTCTCCTCAAATTATGCTGTGAATTTTACAAGAATTTATTTTCCCTTTGGATATGTTTTTATACCAAAGCAGTTGTTTTATAGCATATAGGTGTCTGTAACCAATAATGTAGCAGTTCACCACTTTGACGCAAAGTTTATCAAGATCTTATTTTAACgtcaacacaaacagctgcaataTATATTACTTTAGCAAAACTGGAGACCGTTGTTGAGACCGTTGGCTATTGTGTATTCTGGCCAGATTTGTTTGCAACGTTTTACCAAAACTGTTTCCATATTAATTGGTAGATTATTTTGGGAGTCTTATAAAACTTTGATATGTTAGAGAATTTGGTAGTTACTCTGCAGGCTCCGGAGTAGCAAGATAGAAGCtgatggtttaaaaaaaaaaaagaaaaaatgaaaaaaaaaaaaggagactaATGCGTTCTATTTCTGTGTCGTCATTTTTCTTTTGCCCCCATCATACTATTTCAAAGGGTGTTGCTGCCTTTCATACATCATTTGGTCAACTTGGCTAGTTTTCTGCCATAAAGTAAGACTTTATGTCATTGTCTTGGCAGGGTAAGGATTATCGTGGCAAATCAATTTGTGTTGAATGGTATTGTTCAGATTTGGTAGGGCAGATTCCCATGATTGTTGTCCTATTCAAAGGGAAAGGGTGTCTGTCAGCCCACCACATGCTTTGCCTAGGCAGACATGCAAGTCCTCAAAACATAACAAGTCAAttaccagatttttttttatcagggaTTTTTAAGTGCTTTCTTTCCTCTGTTGCTCATTTTACCAGCTTGGaaattagatttaaaaaaacaaaaaacaaacctgcCCACAGCCACCTCTCAAATTCAGGGCAGGCCACAGGTCATGCTGTCGTCATTTTAAAGAAGAAACCATCATAAGAAGTCATGCTTGGTATATCCACAAACACAATTGTAAAGCTACCTATATATTGAGATTGGGGTTTTATCTGGATGTCAAGGTTAATTGCAAATTTGCAATCATTTTTCATACCCCGCAGAATTTGAGACATTTAGAAATTGCCGGTGGTTTTATTACTGGCACTCATACTGGTACTAAACATTCCAAAAAtaaaagactgaaaaaaaaaattgactgCAGTGACTCGTAAGTGTGCGCCTATTTCAGATCATGCTGATTGACCTCTTATTTAGAGCAGTTGTCATGAAATGCAGCCCCTTTTTAATAGTTGAAATAgaatttatgtatatatttatatttttttaataaaggaaGTATAGAACTCACTACCTTGCTCCTGCTGGTATGTTGATTATGTTTGTCAATTTGGTGACCATTCAGTGGGCAGGAACTCCTGTTTTCTTAGTGGCAAAACCTTGCCTTTTGGCAAAGGTACTTGACTACATCAGGACAACACTATGAGGTAGGGTTTGAATCAAACAGGGAAAGCTAGATCTTCAAACCTTAATAATTTTCACAGGGTATATTGTAAGTGCATGTACATCACAAACCTTACTTTTTGGTTATATGAGAAGCACATGGTTGAAAAAAGGTTCCATCTTTCATAAGCCTGTTCAGTTTGTGGGTTATACACAAACACGTATACTTGTTGACATATCTGAACACCCAACAGAATTTGAAATCCTCTTATTTAATTTGGAATTATCCTTTTCATTTTTTGGTTTcacattttttcactttttttgtaCATGCAACATGCACTATAGAATTGAACAGCATGGGGGAAAGGATAAGTCCATGTATCCACAGATTGTAAGATCTAGTCAAGACTTTGCTGTGTTTATGACAATGCCCTTTGTATTATATTAAGACAGTCTTATGTATGATATATAAAAAGAAGTTAATTGAattgctctgtgtgtctttattgtCCCCTAACATCTTCATTAGCTCAGTATTCATGCTTCAACCCAGATTACATTGTTTGTGTCCAAGAGTTCCACAAAACCATTGCTACAACAGTGTGCGTAAATTTATAAAACGCGACAGGACCTATCTGAACCACcctggctcgttggtctaggggtatgattctcgcttcgggtgcgagaggtcccgggttcaaatcccggacgagccctttACTTTTGCTTAGATGGACAAAATCAGTAAAACTTACCCTTGATTGAGTTTGATAAATTCTATGAGACTTTGCGGAGCAAAAATATGAGTTTCGGAAGGAAACGGTGAATACCCTTGTCACTCAACGTCCATTGTCATTTTGTGAAATGTAACCTGAGAGTTTCGGATGCTTTTTActgtctttattttaaatgtgacatttcaCATTGGCACGGTAAGTTGGTTTGTATCTCCGTAATTCGATGCcatggaaatatatatatatatatatataaaatattgggctcgtccgggatttgaacccgggacctctcgcaccctaagcgagaatcatacccctagaccaacgagccatatGACAATGCCAGTCATACTGTCAGTTTTTACTCCTCAATGTATTCAGAGtgatattattgtttttttgtcgTTTGGAATTGCATTCACAGATTTAGAGACCGCGTTAGGTGCAACTGCATTGCTACTCTTCTAAAACGTCATGTCGCTAATAGTAGCTGAATGGAATTACTTACGGACAATAATGGCTAGCGAGAGACGAATAGCTTCGCTAGTTGTTTTCAGTGAATATGGCCTCGTCGAGGCAAAAATGCAGTAGCTACAGCAGCTAGCTtagtagctagctagctaactacCGCCTGTGTTGTGTAGAAAGTTAGCCAGTGTGTGGCAGCAATGCACACTGAAGAATCACTTTGTCACtgttagaagaagaagaagtaaacacaagaagaagaaaaaggacgTCTGCTTAGCTGTATTCTAATTGGTTCATGTGGTGGTCGGAACAACCAATAGTTATTGCAGAGAGCTTTGGTGTGTCCTATCAGGTGCCTCGACTATGGGACAttataagcaaaaaaaaaatctaaaccgAACCGTTGTGGTGTAGCGTGTTAGCAATGATTATTGTTTAATAACTGTTTTCAGGCGCTGTATGAGGCAATGCAAGTGTTGTCTTAGAAATCGTCAACATCCTCTCGACTTCCTAAGAGAAAACGCGAGTTAGCAGATGATAATAGACAGCCAAGTTAGCTAAG
Protein-coding sequences here:
- the dyrk1ab gene encoding dual-specificity tyrosine-(Y)-phosphorylation regulated kinase 1A, b isoform X2; this encodes MAAPMPHTHQQYSDRHQPSTDQSVTVLPYSDQTPQLTANQRHMPQCFRDPTSAPLRKLSIDLIKTYKHINEVYYAKKKRRHQQGQGEDSSHKKERKVFNDGYDDDNYDYIVKNGEKWMDRYEIDSLIGKGSFGQVVKAYDRAEQEWVAIKIIKNKKAFLNQAQIEVRLLELMNKHDTEMKYYIVHLKRHFMFRNHLCLVFEMLSYNLYDLLRNTNFRGVSLNLTRKFAQQLCTALLFLATPELSIIHCDLKPENILLCNPKRSAIKIVDFGSSCQLGQRIYQYIQSRFYRSPEVLLGMPYDLAIDMWSLGCILVEMHTGEPLFSGANEVDQMNKIVEVLGIPPNHIMDLAPKARKFFEKLSDGTWSVKKTKDGKRYKPPASRKLHSILGVETGGPGGRRAGESGHAVADYLKFKDLILRMLDYDPKSRIQPYYALQHSFFKKTADEGTNTSSSVSTSPALEQSQSSGTTSSTSSSSGGSSGTSTSGRARSDPTHHHLHSGGHFGTALPAIDGDSLCPQARQPYPPPLVWGGGVGPESVTGETHPVQETTFHVPPQHPKALHPHSHTHHHHGPMMATRPRPRHYTSPTHSSSTQDSMEVVHGHLSMTSLSSSASSSSTSSSSTGNHGNQAYQLRHLPAGALDFGQNGGLSMGLGAFSNPRQETGMAAHPAFSMGTNTGPAHYLAEGHLGMRQGMDREESPMTGVCVQQSSMASS
- the dyrk1ab gene encoding dual-specificity tyrosine-(Y)-phosphorylation regulated kinase 1A, b isoform X1, whose translation is MHPGGETSACKPSSVRLAPSFSLHTAGLQMAAPMPHTHQQYSDRHQPSTDQSVTVLPYSDQTPQLTANQRHMPQCFRDPTSAPLRKLSIDLIKTYKHINEVYYAKKKRRHQQGQGEDSSHKKERKVFNDGYDDDNYDYIVKNGEKWMDRYEIDSLIGKGSFGQVVKAYDRAEQEWVAIKIIKNKKAFLNQAQIEVRLLELMNKHDTEMKYYIVHLKRHFMFRNHLCLVFEMLSYNLYDLLRNTNFRGVSLNLTRKFAQQLCTALLFLATPELSIIHCDLKPENILLCNPKRSAIKIVDFGSSCQLGQRIYQYIQSRFYRSPEVLLGMPYDLAIDMWSLGCILVEMHTGEPLFSGANEVDQMNKIVEVLGIPPNHIMDLAPKARKFFEKLSDGTWSVKKTKDGKRYKPPASRKLHSILGVETGGPGGRRAGESGHAVADYLKFKDLILRMLDYDPKSRIQPYYALQHSFFKKTADEGTNTSSSVSTSPALEQSQSSGTTSSTSSSSGGSSGTSTSGRARSDPTHHHLHSGGHFGTALPAIDGDSLCPQARQPYPPPLVWGGGVGPESVTGETHPVQETTFHVPPQHPKALHPHSHTHHHHGPMMATRPRPRHYTSPTHSSSTQDSMEVVHGHLSMTSLSSSASSSSTSSSSTGNHGNQAYQLRHLPAGALDFGQNGGLSMGLGAFSNPRQETGMAAHPAFSMGTNTGPAHYLAEGHLGMRQGMDREESPMTGVCVQQSSMASS